A portion of the Segatella copri DSM 18205 genome contains these proteins:
- the gyrB gene encoding DNA topoisomerase (ATP-hydrolyzing) subunit B, translating to MAENQNNANNYSASNIQVLEGLEAVRKRPAMYIGDISEKGLHHLVNETVDNSIDEAMAGYCTDIEVTINEDNSITVEDNGRGIPVDMHEKLHKSALEVVMTVLHAGGKFDKGSYKVSGGLHGVGVSCVNALSTHMLSQVFRGGKIYQQEYEKGKPLYPVKVVGETNKRGTRQQFWPDPTIFTHTVYKWDIIANRMRELAFLNAGIKITLRDLRPDEEGKTKEQVFHAKDGLKEFVRYVDRHRTHLFDDVIYLKTEKQGIPIEIAVMYNTDYSENIHSYVNNINTIEGGTHLTGFRMALTRTLKAYAEADPTISKQIEKAKVEIAPEDFREGLTAVISIKVAEPQFEGQTKTKLGNSEVQGAVQQAVNEALSDYLEEHPDEAKRICEKVVLAATARIAARKARESVQRKNFMTGGGLPGKLADCSMKDPKECEIFLVEGDSAGGSAKQGRDRFRQAILPLRGKILNVEKVQWHKVFEAESVMNIIQSIGVRFGVDGEDSKEANTDKLRYDKIIIMTDADVDGSHIDTLIMTLFYRFMPKVIEEGHLYIATPPLYKCTYRSKVSEYCYTEQQRQAFIDKYGDGVEDKNIHTQRYKGLGEMNPEQLWETTMDPSTRLLKQVTIENAAQADEIFSMLMGDDVEPRREFIEQNATYANIDA from the coding sequence ATGGCAGAAAATCAAAACAACGCAAATAATTACTCTGCGAGTAACATTCAGGTTCTGGAAGGCCTGGAAGCTGTTCGCAAACGTCCGGCGATGTATATTGGTGACATCTCCGAAAAGGGTCTTCACCACTTGGTAAACGAAACTGTAGACAACTCTATTGACGAAGCAATGGCGGGCTACTGTACCGACATCGAAGTTACCATCAACGAAGACAACTCTATCACCGTAGAAGATAATGGTCGTGGTATCCCTGTGGATATGCACGAGAAACTACATAAATCAGCCCTCGAAGTCGTTATGACCGTGCTTCACGCAGGTGGTAAGTTCGACAAGGGTTCTTACAAGGTATCTGGCGGTTTACATGGTGTGGGTGTAAGTTGTGTGAATGCACTTTCTACCCACATGTTATCACAGGTATTCCGTGGCGGCAAAATCTACCAGCAGGAATATGAGAAGGGTAAGCCTCTCTATCCGGTTAAGGTGGTAGGTGAAACCAACAAGCGCGGTACACGCCAGCAGTTCTGGCCAGATCCAACCATCTTTACTCACACTGTCTATAAGTGGGACATCATTGCCAACCGTATGCGCGAGTTAGCATTCCTCAATGCAGGTATCAAGATTACCTTGAGAGATTTGCGCCCTGACGAGGAAGGTAAGACCAAGGAGCAGGTTTTCCACGCTAAGGATGGTTTGAAGGAATTCGTCCGTTACGTAGACCGTCACCGCACTCATCTCTTCGATGATGTTATCTATCTGAAGACAGAAAAGCAGGGTATTCCTATCGAGATTGCCGTGATGTACAACACAGATTACTCTGAGAATATCCACTCATACGTCAATAACATCAACACTATTGAGGGTGGTACCCACCTGACTGGTTTCCGTATGGCGTTGACCCGCACCTTGAAGGCTTACGCAGAAGCTGACCCAACCATCTCTAAGCAGATTGAGAAGGCAAAGGTAGAGATTGCACCAGAAGACTTCCGCGAGGGTCTTACTGCCGTTATCTCCATCAAGGTAGCTGAACCTCAGTTTGAGGGACAGACCAAGACCAAGCTCGGTAACAGCGAGGTACAAGGTGCCGTTCAGCAGGCTGTAAACGAGGCTTTGTCTGATTATCTGGAAGAACATCCAGACGAGGCAAAGCGAATCTGCGAAAAGGTTGTCCTGGCTGCTACGGCCCGCATAGCTGCCCGCAAGGCACGTGAGAGTGTACAGCGCAAGAACTTCATGACAGGTGGTGGTCTTCCTGGTAAACTTGCCGATTGCTCAATGAAGGATCCTAAAGAATGCGAGATCTTCCTCGTCGAGGGTGATTCCGCCGGTGGTTCTGCCAAGCAGGGTCGCGACCGTTTCCGTCAGGCTATTCTCCCATTGCGTGGTAAGATTCTGAATGTAGAAAAGGTACAGTGGCACAAGGTATTCGAAGCTGAGTCTGTCATGAACATCATCCAAAGTATCGGTGTCCGCTTCGGTGTAGATGGCGAAGACAGCAAGGAGGCTAATACCGACAAGTTGCGTTACGACAAGATTATCATCATGACCGATGCCGACGTCGATGGTTCTCACATCGACACATTGATTATGACTCTCTTCTATCGTTTCATGCCAAAGGTTATTGAAGAAGGCCATCTGTATATCGCTACCCCACCACTCTACAAGTGTACTTATCGCAGCAAGGTAAGCGAGTATTGCTATACAGAGCAGCAGCGCCAGGCATTCATCGACAAGTATGGAGATGGAGTAGAAGACAAGAATATCCACACCCAGCGATACAAAGGTTTGGGTGAGATGAATCCAGAGCAGCTTTGGGAAACTACTATGGACCCATCTACACGCTTGCTCAAGCAGGTTACTATTGAAAACGCAGCCCAGGCTGATGAGATTTTCTCTATGTTGATGGGTGATGATGTAGAACCACGCCGCGAATTTATCGAGCAGAATGCCACATACGCAAACATCGACGCTTAA
- the rpsT gene encoding 30S ribosomal protein S20 has translation MANHKSSIKRIRQDKKKALHNKYYAKTMRNAVRKLRNMSDKEEAAKLYPTVQKLLDKLAKINVIHDNKAANLKSGLTKHIAKLA, from the coding sequence ATGGCAAATCACAAATCATCAATCAAGAGAATCCGTCAGGACAAGAAGAAGGCTTTGCACAACAAGTATTATGCAAAGACTATGCGCAATGCTGTCCGCAAGTTGCGCAACATGTCTGACAAGGAAGAGGCTGCAAAGCTCTATCCTACTGTTCAGAAGCTTTTAGACAAGTTGGCTAAGATCAACGTTATCCACGACAACAAGGCTGCAAACTTGAAGTCTGGTCTTACAAAGCACATCGCTAAGTTGGCCTAA
- the recO gene encoding DNA repair protein RecO — MEIKTSAIVLQAIKYGDSQLIVDFFTEKLGRLSFMVRVPKSSKGKMKRQLFQPLMVLNLEFDYRPKSNLQRLRDVSIQIPFSDIPFSPYKLGISMFLAELLSYATRHEQANGALYLFIQDSIEWLDHAKGAIANFHIVFMIQLSFHLGFMPNIESGMSGDYFDLVDGCFAAHVPSHVHYLNKEDSMRLVSLFRLDYKTMHLYTMSRMERNRCVEVILEYYKLHLPGFPEMKSFAVLQELFA, encoded by the coding sequence ATGGAGATAAAAACTAGTGCTATCGTATTGCAAGCCATCAAGTATGGAGACTCTCAACTTATCGTGGATTTCTTCACAGAAAAGTTGGGAAGACTCTCCTTTATGGTACGTGTGCCTAAGTCATCTAAGGGGAAGATGAAACGGCAGCTTTTCCAACCGCTCATGGTCTTGAATTTAGAATTTGATTATCGTCCCAAGTCAAATCTGCAGCGCCTTAGGGATGTTTCGATTCAGATTCCATTCTCTGATATCCCTTTTTCTCCATACAAACTTGGCATTTCCATGTTCTTGGCAGAACTGCTTTCATATGCTACCCGTCATGAGCAGGCTAATGGTGCGCTCTATCTTTTCATACAGGACAGTATCGAATGGTTAGACCATGCTAAAGGTGCTATTGCCAATTTCCATATAGTCTTTATGATTCAGCTCTCTTTTCATTTGGGTTTTATGCCCAATATAGAGAGCGGTATGTCTGGCGATTATTTTGATTTGGTAGATGGATGTTTTGCAGCTCATGTTCCTTCGCATGTACATTATTTAAATAAGGAAGATTCTATGCGGCTTGTGTCTTTGTTCCGTTTAGACTATAAAACAATGCACCTCTACACAATGTCTCGTATGGAACGAAACAGGTGTGTAGAGGTGATACTGGAGTATTATAAACTTCATTTGCCAGGTTTCCCGGAAATGAAGAGTTTTGCTGTTCTTCAGGAACTGTTTGCTTAG
- the ftsZ gene encoding cell division protein FtsZ: MLDNGNAPHILDFGEPEKENSIIKVIGVGGGGGNAVNHMYREGIHDVTFVLCNTDNQALNDSPVPVHLQLGKEGLGAGNKPAKARQAAEETLEDIKNMLNDGTKMAFITAGMGGGTGTGAAPVIARVSKELGILTVGIVTIPFRFEGPKKIDQALDGVEEMSKHVDALLVINNERLRQIYPDLAVLDAFGKADDTLSVAAKSIAEIITVHGLINLDFNDVKTVLKDGGVAIMSTGYGEGEGRVKKAIEDALNSPLLNDNDVFNSKKILLSIAFASEKKDNPGLTMDEMNDVNDFMEKFGEDFELKWGLAIDPELGSRVKVTVLATGFGLEDVEGMNRHLKKHTEEESRRLAEEEEKRAEREDRRKRYYGSDGNTTQYKRHPHIFLFRQEDLDNEDVILQVENTPTYKRTRQTLEEIRNIASGNTEPKEDNNDDATVQGVISFA; the protein is encoded by the coding sequence ATGCTAGATAATGGAAACGCTCCTCATATTCTTGACTTTGGGGAACCTGAAAAAGAAAATAGCATCATCAAGGTGATTGGTGTTGGTGGTGGCGGTGGAAATGCCGTCAACCACATGTACCGCGAAGGTATACACGATGTAACATTCGTACTCTGCAACACAGACAACCAGGCACTTAACGACTCACCTGTGCCTGTACACCTGCAGCTAGGCAAGGAAGGACTGGGTGCAGGAAACAAACCTGCAAAGGCACGCCAGGCTGCCGAAGAGACTCTTGAAGATATCAAGAACATGCTCAACGATGGAACAAAAATGGCATTCATCACAGCGGGTATGGGTGGCGGTACCGGTACGGGTGCAGCACCTGTCATCGCCAGAGTAAGTAAGGAGTTAGGCATTCTTACCGTTGGTATTGTAACCATCCCATTCCGTTTTGAAGGTCCTAAGAAGATTGACCAGGCATTGGATGGTGTAGAGGAAATGTCGAAGCATGTAGATGCCTTACTGGTAATCAACAATGAACGTCTTCGCCAGATTTATCCAGACCTTGCCGTTCTCGATGCCTTCGGCAAAGCTGACGACACCTTGAGTGTAGCTGCCAAGAGTATCGCTGAAATCATTACCGTACATGGTCTCATCAACCTCGACTTCAATGATGTAAAGACCGTACTGAAAGATGGCGGTGTGGCTATCATGAGTACAGGTTACGGTGAGGGAGAAGGAAGAGTAAAGAAAGCGATAGAAGATGCCTTGAACTCACCTCTCCTTAACGATAATGACGTATTCAACTCTAAGAAGATTCTGCTCAGCATCGCATTTGCAAGCGAGAAGAAAGATAATCCTGGCTTGACCATGGACGAGATGAATGATGTCAACGACTTTATGGAGAAATTCGGTGAGGACTTCGAACTGAAATGGGGTCTTGCCATTGACCCTGAATTGGGAAGCCGCGTTAAGGTAACCGTTCTCGCAACAGGTTTCGGACTCGAGGATGTAGAGGGAATGAACCGCCACCTCAAGAAACATACTGAGGAAGAATCTCGCCGTCTCGCTGAAGAAGAGGAGAAACGTGCTGAAAGAGAAGACCGCCGCAAGCGCTATTATGGCAGCGATGGCAATACGACACAGTATAAGCGTCATCCACACATATTCCTGTTCCGCCAGGAAGATTTGGATAACGAGGATGTCATCCTTCAGGTAGAAAACACGCCTACCTATAAGCGTACCCGACAGACTCTGGAAGAAATCCGTAATATAGCTTCCGGTAATACAGAACCGAAAGAAGACAATAATGATGATGCTACAGTACAGGGCGTTATCAGTTTTGCCTAA
- the ftsA gene encoding cell division protein FtsA, giving the protein MPKEFIVAIELGSSKMTGIAGQKNLDGSITVLATVEEDSSSCIRKGVIYNIDKTCQCLTNIIKKLKNILKQDITQVYVGVGGRSIRSIKNVIVKDLPGNTIISQEMINELMDINRNMTYPDQEILDAATQEYKIDNQYQIDPVGIQCNHLEGIFLNILWRKNFYNNINTCFENANIPIAEMYLAPLAMADSVLTDSEKRAGCMLVDLGADTTTVSVYYKGILRHLSVIPLGGGNVTKDLTCLQIEEPDAEKMKLKYAKAYTDINNIDLTLNYPIDKDRVVESKKFIEIVEARVEEIVENAWFQIPVEFSDKLLGGIILTGGGSNMPEIDKVFKTHTHIDKVRIAKFVSQTVNSKDPKITNHDGTMNTVLGLLAKGDMNCAGDEIGTDLFSNSAEKPVAAEQHKAPRNPNETAGKGVVLTAAEKAAADEAARKQKELEEAEARLLAEKEAEEEEKRRKENSLIHKMMRGFKKFVKDTISEEE; this is encoded by the coding sequence ATGCCAAAGGAATTTATTGTAGCTATCGAACTTGGCTCATCTAAGATGACAGGTATAGCAGGTCAGAAGAATTTGGACGGCAGCATCACCGTACTTGCCACCGTAGAGGAAGATTCATCTTCTTGCATCAGAAAGGGTGTGATCTATAACATTGACAAAACCTGTCAATGCTTGACCAACATCATCAAGAAGTTGAAGAATATACTGAAACAGGATATCACCCAGGTCTATGTAGGCGTGGGCGGTCGCTCTATACGCAGTATCAAGAACGTCATTGTCAAGGATCTCCCAGGTAACACCATCATCTCACAAGAGATGATCAATGAACTGATGGATATCAACCGCAACATGACCTATCCGGACCAGGAAATCCTGGATGCTGCAACTCAGGAATACAAGATAGACAACCAATACCAGATAGACCCTGTAGGAATACAGTGTAACCATCTGGAAGGCATCTTCCTGAATATACTTTGGCGCAAGAACTTCTATAACAATATCAATACCTGTTTTGAAAATGCCAACATTCCTATTGCAGAAATGTACCTGGCTCCTTTAGCTATGGCTGACAGCGTTTTGACAGACTCAGAAAAGCGTGCAGGCTGTATGCTTGTTGACTTGGGTGCCGATACGACAACCGTTTCTGTATATTATAAAGGTATACTTCGTCATCTCTCTGTCATCCCATTGGGCGGCGGCAACGTGACCAAAGACTTAACTTGTCTTCAGATTGAAGAGCCTGATGCTGAAAAGATGAAACTCAAGTATGCCAAGGCTTATACCGATATCAACAATATCGACCTGACCCTGAACTACCCTATCGACAAGGATAGAGTGGTTGAAAGCAAGAAGTTCATCGAAATCGTAGAAGCACGCGTAGAGGAAATCGTAGAAAACGCATGGTTCCAGATTCCTGTAGAATTCTCAGATAAGCTGTTGGGTGGTATCATCCTTACAGGTGGCGGCAGCAACATGCCTGAAATCGATAAGGTTTTCAAAACACATACCCACATCGACAAAGTACGCATTGCCAAGTTTGTTTCTCAAACAGTCAACTCCAAGGATCCTAAGATTACCAATCACGATGGTACAATGAATACCGTATTAGGACTCCTGGCAAAGGGAGACATGAACTGTGCAGGTGACGAAATCGGCACTGATCTCTTCAGTAATTCTGCCGAAAAGCCAGTAGCAGCCGAGCAGCACAAGGCTCCTAGAAACCCTAACGAGACTGCCGGCAAGGGCGTTGTTCTTACTGCGGCAGAAAAAGCGGCTGCAGACGAGGCTGCCCGCAAGCAAAAAGAACTGGAAGAAGCTGAGGCAAGACTTCTGGCAGAAAAAGAAGCCGAAGAAGAAGAAAAGAGACGCAAAGAAAACAGTCTCATCCATAAAATGATGAGAGGTTTCAAGAAGTTTGTGAAAGATACCATTTCTGAAGAAGAATAA
- the murC gene encoding UDP-N-acetylmuramate--L-alanine ligase — translation MEIKDIKAVYFVGAGGIGMSAIARYFLSKKLVVAGYDKTPSNLTHELEKEGMLIHYEENVDLIPEACKDAKTTLVVYTPAIPAEHKELVFFHENGFTIEKRAQVLGTLTRTHKGLCVAGTHGKTSTSTMCAHIMHQSHIDCNAFLGGISKNYGTNYILSDKSDYVVIEADEFDRSFHWLRPWMSVITATDPDHLDIYGTKEAYLESFRHYTELIQPGGALIIHKGLEMKQHVQDGVKIYEYSQDEGDFHAENIKIENGGITFDFISPIENVTGVELGQPVPINITNGVAAMAMAQLNGCTADELRNGMKTYGGVDRRFDFKIKNNKLVFLSDYAHHPKEIYQSAKSIRELYKDRKITAIFQPHLYTRTRDFYKDFANSLSLLDEVILCDIYPAREQPIPGVTSKLIYDNLKPGVEKSMIHKEDVLDLVKNRDFDVLVILGAGDLDNYVPQITKILEEK, via the coding sequence ATGGAAATAAAAGATATTAAAGCAGTTTATTTTGTAGGAGCGGGAGGCATCGGAATGAGCGCCATCGCCAGATACTTCCTCAGCAAGAAGTTGGTTGTAGCCGGATATGACAAGACTCCATCCAATCTAACTCATGAGTTGGAGAAAGAAGGTATGCTTATCCACTATGAGGAGAATGTAGACCTCATACCAGAAGCCTGCAAGGACGCCAAGACAACATTGGTAGTCTACACACCGGCAATTCCTGCTGAACACAAGGAACTGGTTTTCTTCCATGAGAATGGCTTCACCATCGAGAAGCGAGCTCAGGTTCTGGGTACATTAACCCGTACACATAAGGGACTGTGCGTAGCGGGTACACACGGAAAGACATCAACATCTACCATGTGTGCTCACATCATGCACCAAAGCCATATTGACTGTAATGCCTTCCTGGGAGGTATCTCAAAGAACTATGGCACCAACTATATCCTCTCCGACAAGAGCGACTATGTTGTCATTGAAGCAGATGAGTTTGACCGCAGTTTCCACTGGTTGCGCCCATGGATGAGCGTCATCACGGCTACAGACCCAGACCATCTCGACATCTACGGCACCAAGGAGGCTTATCTGGAGAGTTTCCGTCACTATACAGAACTGATCCAACCGGGCGGTGCACTCATCATCCACAAAGGTCTGGAGATGAAGCAACACGTACAAGACGGTGTCAAGATATACGAATACAGCCAGGACGAGGGCGACTTCCACGCTGAGAACATCAAGATAGAGAATGGAGGTATCACCTTTGATTTCATCTCTCCTATCGAGAACGTAACGGGCGTAGAACTCGGACAGCCTGTGCCTATCAACATCACAAATGGTGTGGCAGCAATGGCAATGGCACAGTTGAATGGTTGTACAGCCGATGAACTCCGTAACGGCATGAAGACCTACGGAGGAGTTGACCGCCGTTTCGACTTTAAGATCAAGAATAACAAACTGGTATTCCTGTCTGATTATGCTCATCATCCAAAGGAGATATATCAGAGTGCCAAGAGTATCAGAGAGTTATACAAGGACCGTAAGATAACAGCCATCTTCCAGCCTCACTTGTATACTAGAACCCGCGATTTCTATAAAGATTTCGCCAACAGTTTGAGTCTCTTGGACGAGGTTATCCTCTGCGACATCTATCCAGCTCGCGAGCAGCCTATTCCAGGAGTAACCTCCAAGCTTATCTATGACAATCTGAAACCAGGTGTAGAAAAGAGCATGATTCACAAAGAAGACGTTCTTGACCTGGTAAAGAATCGAGACTTCGATGTTCTAGTCATCTTAGGAGCGGGCGATTTGGACAACTATGTTCCACAAATTACCAAAATACTTGAAGAGAAATAA